The genomic DNA CCCCGCCGCCGTGAGTTCGGCGGTGGAAGCGACCCGCGATCTGGCCACCGATCTGCCCCTGGCTGGCATCTGCCTGGGCCACCAGATCCTCGGCCTGGCCATGGGCGGCAAGACCTTCAAGCTCAAGTTCGGCCACCATGGCTGCAACCATCCGGTCATGGACCTGCACACCGAGAAAATCGAAATCTCCTCCCAGAACCACGGCTTTTGCGTGGACATCAAGGGGTTGAATTTTCTCGAAGCCACGCATATGAATCTCAATGACAGAACCCTCGAAGGGTTCAGGCACCGGGACAAGCCGCTGCTGGCCATCCAGCACCATCCCGAGGCCGGCCCAGGCCCTCACGACAGCCGCTATTTCTTTGCGCGTTTTCGTGATATGGTCAGGGACAGCACCGGAAAATAGACCGCCCAGGCGGAAACCGGCACCACAGCAAAGAGCAGGTACGCATGTCCTCAGAACTGGTCAAAGCTCGAAAAAAACTGAACTCGGTCACCACCATGCTCAAAAAGGGCAAGTACATGACCGCCATCCAGGGGATTCATGACGGCCTCATCCTGCTGCTCAAGACCCCGACCATCAAGTCCGAGCGAGACGAGTTCGAGGAACTCCTGAAAAAGGTCACCTACAGCCTCAGCACCGACGCCGAGCTGCGCAAGCTCTACCCCCTGGTCATCAGCTACGAGCCGGGCAAGGAGCGCGCCCTGCTCGACGCCATGCGCGAACTTTTGCAGGAATTGCAGAAGGTTCTCAACGAAGAGGTCCAGGATGACATGCAGGCCATTCTGGGCAGAAAGCGGGACGGGCTCGACGCGGGCCAGAGCCTCCTGGATCAGGAGGACTGGGACGGGGCCAAGGAGCTTTTCGATGCCCTGGTCAAGGAGTTCGGCAGCGACACGGACCTCAAGGCCGACATCGCCGACCGCTACCTCAACGCGGGCCGGTTCAAGGAAGCCTTTCACATGCTCGACGACGCGTTGCGGGACGACCCCAACGCCATACACCTGTACAACCGAATCGGCATGGTCCTGCGCAAGATGAAGGACTATGACACGGCGGAAAAGTACTATCTCAAGGCCCTCAGCCTGAGCCACAGCGACGAATATCTGCACTACAACGTGGGTCGCCTCTATTACGACTGGCGTAAATGGGCCAAGATGGCCAAGGCCGCCGAGGCCGCGGTCAGCCTCAACCCCGACTTTGCCGAAGCCGTCAAGATGCTCAAATTCGCCAGAAAGAAAATGGCCGAATAGCCGGACAGCACCTCACGACCCTTTATAAATGGCGGCCCAGGCCGCCATTTGTCTTTACAGGTTGACAACTCCCTGGTAGACACCCCTTCCCCTTTCCGGGGAGTGGGAGAAACGCATGAATTACTGGTCGGAATTAGGATGGATGGCCGTACCGATGAGCGGAATCGAGATCGGTTTCGCGCTGCTTATGTGCTACATCTCGCATGTCATGGACAAGAAAAAAGGGTGATCGGACGGTGCGCCGTCCCTGCGCCCGGCGCACCCCTTTTCCCTTGACCCCGCGCCGGGGTCAGGGGAAAACGTTTCATGGGCGGCCCATTTCGGCCCGGCCCGAAACCCTGCGGCGCGGCATGCCAGACACCCTTCTCACGCCTTCGGGCAACCCGGACTCAGCCACCCGCCATACGGCCACGGACATCCTCGTGCTTGGCAGCGGCCTGGCCGGTCTGCGCGCAGCCTGGGCCGCCCGCGAGGGCGCGCCGCACCTGCGGGTGACGGTGGCCTGTCTCAAGAGTGCCCCGTCCGGCTCGTCTTTCACCAACCGCAACAACGCCCTGGGCGTCCAACTGCTCGACACCGAACCCCGCCAGTCTGCCTTTTGCCACGAGGCCATAGCCCTGGGCAGGCCGGGATTCGTCAACAAGAAGCTGGTGGAAATTCTTGCCAGCGAGAGCCAGGACCGGGTCCGCGAGATGGAAGCCCTTGGCCTACGCCTTCGCCGCAACCCGGATGGGTCTCTGGCCCGTTTTCCCGGTTGCGGCAGCCACGATCCACGAGCGGCCATCTTCCATGACCTGAACGGCGCATTCAATCAATACAGAATCAAGACAGATAGTTGCGGTGTCGATTTTTCAATCGGCACCGAAATCCTCGGCATTGTGACGGACGCGGGCGCAGCCAGGGGAGCCTGGGGATGGGACGCTGGCGAAAGCGCGTTCACCGCCGTCCGGGCCAGGGCGGTGATCCTGGCCTTGGGCGGCCCGGCCCCGCTCTTTGCCCGGCATCAGGCAGGCGGGGCCAATCCGGGATTGAGCCTTGGGCTGCTGGCCGACGCCGGGGTAAAAACCGCCAACGAGCCCTTTCTCCAGTTCATGTGGGGGCGCGAGGACGCGTCCTTTCTCAACCCGGCGTCGCTGCTGGCTCCGGGCCACGGGCTGCGGATGCCCGACGGCTCGCGCCTCGACGCCGGGGAGGCCCTTGGCCCGACCCTGCCGAAACTGCGCGCGCTACGCCTTGCCCACTGCCCCGCCTTCCATCACCAGCCCCAGGCCGCCCTGGACCGACTGCTGCTCCACGGGCTGCACCAGGACGGGTTCGCCAGGGTCGAGACCCCGAACGGCGTGATCAAGGCCGGACTCTATGCCCACGCGGGCAACGGCGGGTCCGTGGTGGACGAGCATGGCCAAACCTCGCTGCCCGGCCTGTTCGCCATCGGCGAGTGCGCCACAGGCATGCACGGGGCCAACCGGCTGGGCGGGGCCATGGTCCTGGCCACCCAGGTCTTTGGCCGCAGGGCCGGGCTGGCCGCGGCCCGGTACGCCGCTGGCGCGGACCTCATGGACGCGAGCCTGTTTCGCAATTGGTGCGATGAAAGCACCCGACAATGCGGGGCAATGGGAAATGGCAGGAGGACCAGACAGGCCATTGGCCGCGACCTGAGCCGGTACGCGCTTTTCGGCGGAACGCCCGGCGACAGGCGCGGGCTTGAAGACTTCCGAACCCGGCTGACTGGGCTGGTCCGGTTGCCCGACCGGCGGACCCGGCTCGCGGCCCTGACCGCCCTGCTCGTGTCCAGGCCCACAGACGATCCGTTTCAGTACACTCCCTGACCGGCAACGACCGGTTCGGGGCGTCAGCCCAATGTGGCGAGAATGTCGGCGGCCTGCAACAGATCGTCGGCCACGAAGTCTGCGCTGTCGCGGCACCGGGCCTCGTGCTCTCCCCCCTTGCCGGTGCGCACCAGGATGGTCGCGGCTCCCACGGCCCGACCCAGGAGCATGTCCACATCCTTGTCGCCGATCATGACGCTCTCGTGGGGATCAAAACCAAGCGACCGGGCCGCCTGCTCCATGAGGCCGGGCGCGGGCTTGCGGCAGCCGCACGCGGCCTCGGGCTCGTGGGGGCAGAAGAATATCCCGTCAAGGCGCACCCCCTGGGCCAGAAGCAGCTCGGCCATGCGCGCGTTGCAGGCAAGCACCGACGCCTCGTCGTAGTAGCCGCGCCCCACCCCGCTCTGGTTGGTGAGCACGGCCAGCCCCCAGCCCAGCTCGCGCATGCGGCGCATTCCCTGGGCCGCGCCGGGCAGCAGCTCCACCCCTGCCGGGTCGTGCAGGTAATGCCGGTCAAAGATGATGGTGCCGTCGCGGTCAAGCAGAACGTATCGTCCGGCCATGGGTCACGCCTTTGCCAGGGCCAGCAGCCGGACCATGTCCAGAGCGGCCTGGAAGCTCCTGACGGACGCCTTGCCCGTGCCCACCAGATCATAGCCCGTGCCGTGATCGGGCGAGGTGCGGGGATGGGGCAGGCCGAGGGTGACGTTGACCGCCTGGCTGAAGTGCAGGAGCTTGAGCGGGGCCAGCCCCTGGTCGTGATACATGGCCAGCACCGCCGGATAATCGCCCCTGGCCGCGAAGTGGAAGAGGGTGTCCGCAGGGAACGGACCGGCCACGTCGAGCCCCTCCAGCCGCGCCGCCTCGATGGCGGGCATGATGATCTCGTCCTCTTCGCTGCCGATGCGCCCGGACTCGCCCGCGTGGGGATTGAGACCGCATACGGCCACCGGCCCGACAAGGCCCAGGGTAGCGACGAACCGGGCCGTCAGCCGCAGACAAGCCAGGATGCGCTCCTGCGTCACCAGACCGGGCACGTCGCGCAGGGGCGGATGGGTGGTGACCAGACTCACACGCAGCACCTGCGGGGCCGGCCCCTCAGGATCGGGCTTAAAGGCGGCACCCGCTTCCGGATCATGGCCGCACAAATGCATGCACACCCCGTCCGCACCTGCGCCCAGCCGCTCGGCCAGAAATTCCGTGTGTCCGGGGAAGTCGAACCCGGCGGCCTGGAACATGGCCTTGTTCAGGGGGCAGGTGAGCAGACCGTGGGCCAGCCCGGCCTTGAGCAGACCGATGGCCGCCTCCAGGCTCGTCCCGGCGGCCAGGCCGCCCTGCACAGTGGGCTCACCGGGCGGGAACTCCAGCCCGATGAGCGCGGGCGGCTCGTGGAGATAGACTCCGGCCTCCTGCCGACCAATGGTCTCGGGGTTTTCCAGGACTTCAAAGAATGCAGGCAGATCAAGCCGTTTCAATTCGCGATGGAGCGGAGCCGCCGGGCCGAGCAGAAGCACACGCTCGTCGCCGCGCCTGCGGGCCTGGGCAAAATGCCTGACCACCAGTTCGGGGCCGAGGCCGCACGGGTCACCCATGGTCACGCAAAGGGTCAGCATAGTCATATCCACCTGATGTGTTTAAGGATCATGGAAGAGTTACTCCGCCCGCCAAAGTTCCCGGTCTTTACGCCGGACGCGCCAGCCGGGCCATGAAATCGGCCAGGATGCGCTCGTGATCAAAGGCGGTGCGCGGCCAGCGGCCCAAGGGAAAGACCCTGGCCAGGCTCGCGTCGTCGCCCGCCCGGAGCGCGCCGATGTCGCGCGCAAGGCCGGTGTAGACCACGCTCATGGTATGCTGCCTGGGATCGCGCGCCGGGTCGGAATACACGCCGAGCAGCCCGGTCAGGATCACGTCAAGCCCGATCTCCTCCCGGCATTCGCGCACGGCGGCCTGCTCGCAGGTCTCGCCGTAGTCCACGAACCCGCCGGGCAGCGCCCAGCCCGACGGCGGGTTGGCCCGCTCGATAAGCACCACCCCGTCATCCCCGCCGGTCAGGCCGGGTACGAAGACGACCACATCCACGGTGGGCACAGGGTTGCGGTACACGATCACGTCGCCGCTGCAATGGGGACACGGTTTTTTCAGCTCCACAGGGACACTCCTCAACGGCAAGACTCAGGCCGCGACCAGACACGGATTCACCCCGCCCTGCCACCGCCCTTGCCCCATGTTGTGGCCCAAGGGGCAGGCCAAGTCAAACCCCATCCGCACCGGTGGCCTGACCCTGGCGCGAGACACACGCCGCTGACCGGCGCATCAGAAGGATAAAGAAAGGAAGCCGCGACAGGCCCAGAGCGGCCCGCCTATTGAGGGGCGGCGATGGTGACTGAAAAGCCCTTGTCGCAGAGCTTCTTGACGGACACCGCGCCCTCGCGCAGCACTTCGAGCCGGGTGGCACCGAGCACGCGGATGACCGTGGACGGCTTGCCGCCCTTGGGCCATGGCGGATCGACGTAGACTGCGCCCGCCAGCTCGACGAGCCTGGGGGAGAGGTCTTCGGGCAGGGCCACCGGCACTTCGCCGCTCAGGTTGGCGCTGGTGGCCACGATGGGTTTGCGCAGTCGGCGCGAAAGTTCGGAGGCAAAGGGATGGCCGCTCCAGCGCACCGAGGTGTAGCCGTCCTCGTCGGACAAACAGGACGGCAGTTCGGGCAGCGCCTTGACCAGGATGGAGAGCGGGCCGGGCCAGAAGGAACTGGCAAGCTCTAGCAGAGCCGCTGGCCTGTCGTCCGTGACCAGCCCGAGCATGTCCACCCCGCCGATGATCAGCGGCAGCGGCTTGACCGCGGAGCGCCCCTTGATGTCCATGACCTTCTCGCAGGCGGCCTCGCTGGTGGCATCGCACCCCAGCGCGTAGAGCGTCTCGGTCGGATAGACGACCACGTCGCCTGCGGTCATGGCCTTGAGTAGATTCTGCACGCGTCCCTCCATTCCTTGTTCTGACCGAATGGCCTTTGCCGCCGGGCGCGGCTGCGGGGCCGGGCATGGAAACTTGGCGGAATATGTATACCTGAACGGGCTGTGTTTCAATTAAAAAAACCCGCCCGCGCCTCGCCGGGCTTATGCCCAGCGCCTGATTATCCTCAACTACATCATCCTTAACTGCATCATCCTCAACTGCATCATCCTCAACTGCATCATCCTCAAATTCATTGTCCCCGCTTCATTGTCCCCGCTGCACGGTCCGCCACTCGGCCCGCAGCGCGGCCAGCTCCTCGTCGCTGAACGAGGGGGCGTCGTAGAGGCCTGCCCGCTTCCGCTGGGTGAAGGCCTCGTAGAGGATGATGGCGGCGGCCACCGAAACATTGAGGCTCTGGACCATGCCCTGCATGGGGATGTAGACCTCGTCGGGCACCAGGGCGGCCAGTTCCGGC from Pseudodesulfovibrio aespoeensis Aspo-2 includes the following:
- a CDS encoding tetratricopeptide repeat protein produces the protein MSSELVKARKKLNSVTTMLKKGKYMTAIQGIHDGLILLLKTPTIKSERDEFEELLKKVTYSLSTDAELRKLYPLVISYEPGKERALLDAMRELLQELQKVLNEEVQDDMQAILGRKRDGLDAGQSLLDQEDWDGAKELFDALVKEFGSDTDLKADIADRYLNAGRFKEAFHMLDDALRDDPNAIHLYNRIGMVLRKMKDYDTAEKYYLKALSLSHSDEYLHYNVGRLYYDWRKWAKMAKAAEAAVSLNPDFAEAVKMLKFARKKMAE
- the pdxA gene encoding 4-hydroxythreonine-4-phosphate dehydrogenase PdxA translates to MLTLCVTMGDPCGLGPELVVRHFAQARRRGDERVLLLGPAAPLHRELKRLDLPAFFEVLENPETIGRQEAGVYLHEPPALIGLEFPPGEPTVQGGLAAGTSLEAAIGLLKAGLAHGLLTCPLNKAMFQAAGFDFPGHTEFLAERLGAGADGVCMHLCGHDPEAGAAFKPDPEGPAPQVLRVSLVTTHPPLRDVPGLVTQERILACLRLTARFVATLGLVGPVAVCGLNPHAGESGRIGSEEDEIIMPAIEAARLEGLDVAGPFPADTLFHFAARGDYPAVLAMYHDQGLAPLKLLHFSQAVNVTLGLPHPRTSPDHGTGYDLVGTGKASVRSFQAALDMVRLLALAKA
- a CDS encoding NUDIX domain-containing protein is translated as MELKKPCPHCSGDVIVYRNPVPTVDVVVFVPGLTGGDDGVVLIERANPPSGWALPGGFVDYGETCEQAAVRECREEIGLDVILTGLLGVYSDPARDPRQHTMSVVYTGLARDIGALRAGDDASLARVFPLGRWPRTAFDHERILADFMARLARPA
- a CDS encoding L-threonylcarbamoyladenylate synthase: MQNLLKAMTAGDVVVYPTETLYALGCDATSEAACEKVMDIKGRSAVKPLPLIIGGVDMLGLVTDDRPAALLELASSFWPGPLSILVKALPELPSCLSDEDGYTSVRWSGHPFASELSRRLRKPIVATSANLSGEVPVALPEDLSPRLVELAGAVYVDPPWPKGGKPSTVIRVLGATRLEVLREGAVSVKKLCDKGFSVTIAAPQ
- the gmhB gene encoding D-glycero-beta-D-manno-heptose 1,7-bisphosphate 7-phosphatase, translating into MAGRYVLLDRDGTIIFDRHYLHDPAGVELLPGAAQGMRRMRELGWGLAVLTNQSGVGRGYYDEASVLACNARMAELLLAQGVRLDGIFFCPHEPEAACGCRKPAPGLMEQAARSLGFDPHESVMIGDKDVDMLLGRAVGAATILVRTGKGGEHEARCRDSADFVADDLLQAADILATLG
- a CDS encoding FAD-binding protein encodes the protein MPDTLLTPSGNPDSATRHTATDILVLGSGLAGLRAAWAAREGAPHLRVTVACLKSAPSGSSFTNRNNALGVQLLDTEPRQSAFCHEAIALGRPGFVNKKLVEILASESQDRVREMEALGLRLRRNPDGSLARFPGCGSHDPRAAIFHDLNGAFNQYRIKTDSCGVDFSIGTEILGIVTDAGAARGAWGWDAGESAFTAVRARAVILALGGPAPLFARHQAGGANPGLSLGLLADAGVKTANEPFLQFMWGREDASFLNPASLLAPGHGLRMPDGSRLDAGEALGPTLPKLRALRLAHCPAFHHQPQAALDRLLLHGLHQDGFARVETPNGVIKAGLYAHAGNGGSVVDEHGQTSLPGLFAIGECATGMHGANRLGGAMVLATQVFGRRAGLAAARYAAGADLMDASLFRNWCDESTRQCGAMGNGRRTRQAIGRDLSRYALFGGTPGDRRGLEDFRTRLTGLVRLPDRRTRLAALTALLVSRPTDDPFQYTP